From the genome of Lawsonella clevelandensis, one region includes:
- a CDS encoding metal ABC transporter ATP-binding protein — protein MPPSPVLTLYGAGLDVPLRHPGPSGVDTRTLWTNLNLEVHPGEFIAILGPNGSGKTSLLRAILGLTSLTRGSALVNGEPVRRGLPSVGYIPQQRTLDADLPMRGRDLIQMGIDGHKWGWAGLSARRRNRELVDHAIAEVGAQAFADRAVGTLSGGEQQRIRAAQALVSNPTVVLCDEPLLSLDLTQQKRVVELIVRQAREHHTAVLFVTHEINPILPFVDRVLYLTDAGHRIGPVDEVLTSETLSALFRSPITVARVAGQLVVVGTEEAPRE, from the coding sequence ATGCCCCCATCCCCTGTTCTCACCCTGTATGGGGCCGGCCTTGACGTCCCGCTGCGTCACCCCGGCCCTAGCGGCGTGGACACCCGCACGCTCTGGACGAACCTCAACCTGGAAGTCCACCCCGGTGAATTCATCGCTATCCTGGGCCCCAACGGCTCCGGAAAAACTAGCCTGCTGCGCGCCATCCTGGGTCTCACCTCCCTCACCCGCGGAAGCGCACTCGTGAATGGTGAACCGGTACGGCGAGGGCTACCCTCCGTCGGCTACATTCCGCAGCAACGGACCTTGGATGCCGACCTACCCATGCGGGGCCGGGATCTCATTCAGATGGGTATCGATGGCCACAAGTGGGGGTGGGCGGGACTCTCGGCTCGGCGCCGCAACCGCGAACTTGTGGACCACGCCATTGCCGAGGTGGGTGCACAAGCGTTCGCGGACCGGGCGGTGGGCACGCTGTCCGGCGGCGAGCAGCAGCGCATTCGGGCAGCCCAGGCACTCGTTTCCAACCCGACAGTAGTGCTGTGTGACGAGCCGCTCCTGAGCCTGGACCTCACCCAACAGAAGAGGGTGGTGGAACTGATCGTACGGCAGGCACGCGAACACCACACGGCGGTTCTCTTCGTCACCCACGAAATCAACCCGATCCTTCCCTTTGTGGATCGCGTTCTCTATTTAACGGATGCCGGGCATCGTATTGGCCCGGTCGACGAGGTGCTGACGTCGGAGACGCTTAGCGCGCTTTTCCGTTCCCCCATCACCGTGGCGCGCGTAGCGGGCCAGCTTGTGGTGGTAGGTACCGAGGAGGCGCCCCGTGAATGA
- the rlmB gene encoding 23S rRNA (guanosine(2251)-2'-O)-methyltransferase RlmB produces the protein MAGNSGRRGAVRRAGTKKGQVKGSGGKGRRALQGRGATPKAQDRHWYADKQERVARKRQVGQRRRNVNMRDLPEMVLGRNPVLECLRAEVPATALYIAQGTSNDDRLTEAINTAKALGLPIQEVSRKELDRLSENGMHQGIALEIPAYEYADPAELIDIARERGEAPLIVVLDNITDPRNLGAAVRSTAAFGGHGVVIPERRSASMTAVAWRTSAGTAARLPVARATNLTRTVQAFAKAGCQIVGLDAGGDATLDTYDGSGPVVVVVGSEGKGISRLVSENCDSIMSIPMASDVESLNASVACGVVLSEFARQRRLKPFAG, from the coding sequence ATGGCAGGCAACTCTGGGCGCCGTGGCGCCGTCCGCCGCGCCGGTACCAAAAAAGGCCAGGTAAAAGGGTCTGGGGGGAAGGGTCGTCGGGCTCTGCAAGGCCGGGGTGCCACCCCTAAAGCGCAGGATCGGCACTGGTATGCCGATAAGCAGGAGCGCGTCGCCCGTAAACGGCAAGTCGGCCAGCGTCGCCGCAACGTCAATATGCGTGACCTGCCGGAGATGGTGCTGGGCCGTAACCCGGTACTGGAGTGCCTGCGAGCAGAAGTCCCCGCCACCGCCCTCTACATTGCACAGGGCACCAGCAACGATGATCGCCTCACCGAAGCCATCAACACCGCCAAGGCGCTAGGACTACCCATCCAGGAAGTATCCCGCAAGGAACTCGACCGACTCTCCGAGAACGGCATGCACCAGGGTATTGCCCTGGAGATTCCGGCCTACGAATACGCTGATCCTGCCGAGCTCATCGACATCGCCCGGGAGAGGGGGGAAGCACCTCTCATCGTGGTGCTCGACAACATCACCGACCCACGCAACCTAGGTGCGGCGGTGCGTTCCACTGCCGCCTTTGGTGGGCACGGTGTAGTGATTCCGGAGCGCCGGAGTGCCTCCATGACGGCGGTGGCATGGCGTACCTCTGCGGGTACCGCCGCCCGTCTGCCCGTCGCACGCGCCACTAACCTCACCCGTACGGTACAGGCCTTCGCTAAGGCTGGCTGCCAGATTGTGGGGTTGGATGCGGGTGGTGACGCGACCCTGGACACCTACGACGGCAGCGGTCCCGTAGTAGTGGTGGTCGGTTCCGAAGGGAAGGGTATTTCCCGTCTCGTGTCGGAGAACTGCGACTCCATTATGTCCATTCCGATGGCCAGTGACGTGGAGAGTTTGAATGCCTCCGTGGCCTGTGGTGTAGTGCTGTCCGAGTTTGCCCGGCAGCGGCGCCTTAAGCCTTTTGCGGGATAA
- a CDS encoding metal ABC transporter permease, which translates to MTSRLLTYDFVQHALIAAVLLGLISGLIGPFIVMRQMSFSVHGTSELALTGAAAALLIGASVGVGAIVGSVIAALIFGIMGKKAHERDSTIGVVLSFGLGLAVLFLHLYPGRTGSQFSLLTGQIVSVSDSHLTTLGVVTVVVVVTLLVIGRPLLFSSVDDYVAESRGVPVRLVNGVFAVLVGLVAAEGVQIVGALLVLNLLVTPGAAALQVTKRPGMAVLLSVVFAEISAVGGILLSLAPGVPLSVFVTFLSFLIYLICRVIPQKA; encoded by the coding sequence ATGACGAGTCGCCTGCTTACCTATGATTTCGTGCAGCATGCCCTTATCGCGGCGGTACTGTTGGGCCTCATCTCTGGCCTTATCGGCCCGTTCATTGTGATGCGGCAAATGTCTTTCTCCGTCCACGGTACCTCCGAACTGGCCCTGACCGGCGCGGCGGCGGCACTCCTTATCGGTGCGTCCGTCGGAGTGGGTGCCATTGTGGGATCGGTTATCGCCGCCCTCATCTTCGGCATTATGGGAAAGAAGGCGCATGAGCGAGATAGCACCATTGGGGTGGTGTTGTCCTTTGGCCTCGGTCTGGCCGTCCTCTTCCTCCATCTCTACCCTGGCCGTACGGGAAGCCAGTTCTCGCTGCTCACCGGCCAGATTGTCAGTGTCTCCGACAGCCACCTGACCACACTTGGGGTGGTGACGGTGGTGGTTGTGGTGACACTGCTGGTGATTGGTCGACCGCTGCTGTTCTCGTCTGTAGACGACTATGTGGCCGAGTCCCGGGGTGTGCCGGTACGGCTGGTGAACGGAGTGTTCGCAGTCTTGGTGGGGTTGGTGGCCGCAGAGGGCGTGCAGATTGTGGGTGCCCTGCTGGTGCTCAACCTACTGGTAACACCAGGCGCAGCAGCTCTCCAAGTGACGAAGCGCCCCGGCATGGCGGTACTGCTTTCAGTAGTCTTCGCGGAGATTTCGGCGGTGGGCGGCATTCTCTTGTCGCTCGCCCCGGGAGTGCCCCTGTCGGTCTTTGTGACCTTCCTGAGCTTCCTCATCTACCTCATCTGTCGAGTTATCCCGCAAAAGGCTTAA